The genomic interval CGGGGCCGCTGCGTGCCCAGCAGGCGCCATTATCGCGCATGGGGCTACTACGGTCCGCCGCGGTTCCGTCACCGTCACTGGCGTCATCGTCACTGGCGTCGCTGGTAAGACGGCCGGAAGGAGCCCGCACTTTGCGGGCTTTTTCTTTGCGATAAAACGCGCATGCCGTTGTCTGGTGCTGCGATCCGGCCGCAGCATCCGTCACGTCGAAAGTTTGTGGAGAGGAGAACGTTTGGAGGCCCAGCCTGGACTTGAACCAGGATGTGAAGCGTTTGCGGCGCCCCCGCGTAGACATTCCGCCACCGGGCCGACCGCAATATTCCGCAACAATTGGCGGCCGGCGAGTCTTAATGCCGCTTAACGTTAACCGCTCGGTTGACCAAAGCGTCTGTTTCGATGCGCCTACCTTGCGGCATCCGCGTTGCGGCCACGCTCGAAGGCGTGCCGTGCCACAAACGTCATGCGCGACGGATTATGGCCGATATTCGCCGGCGCCCGCGTCGCTGTGAATCCGGCGGCCGCGAGCTTGGCCAGCATCTCCGCCTCGCTGTAACGTTGCAGCCCGATCCTGGTGCGGAGCTGCCGATAGTCGGACAGGGCCGTGCGGGCCAGCCCTCGTAGCGCGTCTTTCACGAAGCCATGCTTCGCCGCGAAGCGAAGCAGTGCGACCACGTCGCCGGTCATTCCTACATTCGGTTGCAGGATGTCGCCCAGCACCAGACGGCCGGCGGGCTTGAGCAGACGGCGGATCACGGCGAATGCGGCGTCGAGCGCGGTCGGCGTCATGTACTGTGCGACCGAGTTCATCACCGCCAGATCGACGGACTTCTCCTCCATGCGCCGGAGTTCCTCCAGCGAGCGCACCCGGATTTTTGTGTTGGGCGCGAACCGCGCGACCAGCCGACCGCGAACGCCCGGCGCGGGCTCCGCCAGGATAAGCCGGCCGCAGGCATCGGCCACCGTTTCCGCGGAGAGCGCTTCGCCGCAGGCGTAGTCCAGTACGGCGGAATGCTTCGACGGGATGTAGCCGACGATGTCGCGGGCGATGATCCTGAAATGCACGTCGCGGTGCAGCTTGCTGACGTAAATCGTGTGGGGGGAGTCGTAGTACTCGATCCAGTCATTCATGACGGTCTGAGCCAATCTTCATGTTCCGCGCCAGGAACCTGTCGCAGAATAGCACGTTAGCGAACTGTCGCAGAATAGCGCGTTTGCAGGGTCTGGAGCGGGTTTTCCGGCTTCGCATCGCGCGCCGAAAATCCCGATTTGTCTGCCTTTTCATAACAGGAGGGTGCATCGTGACCCAAGCCAAAAGTTCCCTTTCGCAGCGGAAAGTCAATCCCGAGCTGGATACGCCGACCGATCTTTCGCAGGAAGGCGTCGACAAGATTTCGGCCGCCATGAACACTATCCTGGCCGATACCTTTGCGCTCTACCTCAAGACCAAGAACTTCCACTGGCATGTCAGCGGCCGGCATTTCCGCGACTACCATTTGCTGCTCGACGAGCAGTCGCAGCAGATTTTCGGCACCACCGACGATATCGCCGAGCGGGTTCGCAAAATCGGCGGCACGACGCTACGCTCGATCGGTCAGGTCGCGAAGCTACAGACCCTCGAAGACAACGACGAGAGCTATGTCCCGCCGCGCGAGATGCTGCGCGAACTGATGAACGACAACAAGAAAGTCGTAGCGGCCATGCGCAAGGCCCATGATATCTGCGACAAGTATGAGGACGTTGCGACCGCGAGCCTGCTCGAGAATTTCATCGACGCGACTGAGCGGCGCACCTGGTTCCTGTTCGAGGCGAGTCGTCAGGAAGGCGGCAACGAGGCCTGATCGGAAGGGATTCGTCACCGGGCTGTGCGGCTTCTCCGGGCGAGGCCGTAGGAGATCGCCGGATTCTGATTCCCGACGTTCATGAAGTTGCGCGTTCTCCCGTCATTGCGAGCGTAGCGAAGCAATCCAGTTCTCTTTTTGAGCCAGTCTGGATTGCTTCGCTCCGCTCGCAATGACGGCATTCGACGTTAAGTCCGCTTGCTCCCGCGCATCAGCTCCGCGAAGCGCTTGAACAAATAGTGCGAGTCGCGTGGCCCCGGCGAAGCCTCCGGGTGATACTGCACGGAGAACACCGGCTTGCCCTCGAGTTCGATGCCGCAGTTGGAGCCGTCGAACAGCGAGACGTGGGTCTGCTTCGCGCCCTTCGGCAGCGTCGCCTCGTCCACAGCAAAGCCGTGATTCATGGAGGTGATCTCCACCTTGCCGGTGGTCTCGTCCCTGACCGGATGATTGGCGCCGTGGTGGCCCTGATGCATCTTTTTCGTTTTCGCGCCGACCGCGAGACCGAGCATCTGGTGGCCCAGACAGATGCCGAAGGTCGGCGTGCCCGATTCGATCACTTTCCGGATCATCGGCAC from Nitrobacter sp. NHB1 carries:
- a CDS encoding Dps family protein; its protein translation is MTQAKSSLSQRKVNPELDTPTDLSQEGVDKISAAMNTILADTFALYLKTKNFHWHVSGRHFRDYHLLLDEQSQQIFGTTDDIAERVRKIGGTTLRSIGQVAKLQTLEDNDESYVPPREMLRELMNDNKKVVAAMRKAHDICDKYEDVATASLLENFIDATERRTWFLFEASRQEGGNEA
- a CDS encoding class I SAM-dependent methyltransferase encodes the protein MNDWIEYYDSPHTIYVSKLHRDVHFRIIARDIVGYIPSKHSAVLDYACGEALSAETVADACGRLILAEPAPGVRGRLVARFAPNTKIRVRSLEELRRMEEKSVDLAVMNSVAQYMTPTALDAAFAVIRRLLKPAGRLVLGDILQPNVGMTGDVVALLRFAAKHGFVKDALRGLARTALSDYRQLRTRIGLQRYSEAEMLAKLAAAGFTATRAPANIGHNPSRMTFVARHAFERGRNADAAR